Proteins encoded within one genomic window of Companilactobacillus sp.:
- a CDS encoding tyrosine-type recombinase/integrase → MSKTKYVGVYLDKKGSYFYQTELGTDEITGKRIQKKSRYDSLGRQFNSAHSAYEELTRVKRDYQINNGYSNYDLNYVDFIDTFFLPFYKSSVEKSTYQSHIYALNLAKNYFKRIKVREIKIADCERYRLWLINKSGFSLAYSSLVYGKFRQSLNYAVTMQFLSKNVSKNTLSIPKKKSIVPFWTRHQFEQVLSTFCVDDFYDHMCFVMIWFYYMTGVRVSEGLALNWSDIDFTHKKARIHHTLEMKNHSNFVRKPYTKTYAGLRTISLDDDTIHILRDWKQEQESHGITHYIMSINDLPLYRSTVSRTIHRHAKLAHVPEIQGKGLRHSHVSYLINEFNASVLLVSKRLGHSSPEITLKHYAHLWSRNDEELAEMMTGNIHYTTAEKPINKFNGNQSIKFPANNLPK, encoded by the coding sequence AAGGGTTCCTATTTTTATCAAACAGAATTAGGGACCGATGAAATTACAGGAAAAAGAATACAAAAGAAATCACGGTATGATTCTTTAGGACGTCAGTTCAATTCTGCGCATTCCGCCTATGAAGAATTGACAAGGGTTAAGCGTGACTATCAAATAAATAACGGTTATTCCAATTATGACCTAAATTATGTTGATTTCATTGATACTTTTTTCTTGCCATTTTACAAATCTAGCGTTGAGAAAAGCACTTATCAATCTCACATTTATGCACTAAACCTGGCAAAGAATTATTTTAAAAGAATAAAGGTCAGAGAAATCAAGATTGCAGATTGTGAAAGGTATAGGCTTTGGCTAATCAATAAAAGTGGATTTTCGCTTGCGTATAGTTCTCTTGTGTATGGTAAATTTCGACAAAGTTTGAATTATGCTGTAACTATGCAATTTTTAAGCAAAAATGTTTCTAAAAACACTTTGTCAATTCCAAAAAAGAAGTCAATTGTCCCATTTTGGACAAGGCACCAGTTTGAACAAGTGTTATCAACTTTCTGCGTTGACGATTTTTATGATCATATGTGTTTTGTAATGATTTGGTTTTATTACATGACTGGCGTACGAGTGAGTGAAGGATTGGCTTTAAATTGGTCAGATATTGACTTTACTCATAAGAAGGCGAGAATTCATCATACATTAGAAATGAAAAACCATTCCAATTTTGTAAGAAAGCCTTATACGAAGACTTACGCGGGATTGAGAACAATCAGTTTGGATGATGATACGATTCATATTTTAAGAGATTGGAAACAGGAACAAGAGAGTCACGGAATAACTCATTACATAATGAGTATTAACGATTTACCACTATATCGATCAACTGTTAGTAGAACCATTCATAGGCATGCAAAACTTGCTCATGTACCCGAAATTCAAGGGAAAGGGTTAAGACACTCTCACGTGAGTTATTTGATCAATGAGTTTAATGCCAGTGTTTTATTAGTTTCAAAAAGACTGGGTCATTCTAGTCCGGAAATAACCCTAAAACATTATGCTCATTTGTGGAGTAGAAATGATGAAGAGTTGGCAGAAATGATGACAGGGAATATTCACTATACAACGGCAGAAAAACCAATTAATAAATTCAACGGGAATCAATCAATAAAGTTCCCTGCCAATAACCTGCCAAAGTAA
- a CDS encoding DEAD/DEAH box helicase yields MNENEKVLKKMWLNEKYGDLSEKRSNIDIGTWSELFYFVMGSLTNFLIGDPIDSNDLQFSAKYLDLLTSVEDTKNKFYMDSKLCLYGAVLYYLAGYPGASNVLLKNVNDSKLSYYELILLEVLSNDSKQKHKETEIGNQTMKFLNGEIEKNELFDIISDEMNKAYQNGTDDDVIAIESIFGVIKKEIEYATIELLPHFSNSSKDFWIDEVRSNKVVPLLWSSQKKLGEAGVFDNKSAVIQMPTGTGKTASISLILRSKMAQGKLKTAIVVVPFKSIRDEIFNKLKHDFNDDKVNINKLNEEMNDDYFSKNSRNDLPSVLIVTPEKLMFLIHVEENILDDVSTIIFDEAHQLDAGERGVTFELLQATLDRLVDPKIQRLFISAVIGNPQTISEWFNSGKNIAISSVKAKRYSNTYGFAKWDSKNNFGNLFLIRQEDAFDDGWVKIKNIIQPKRITKNKTEPNFKRANKSTALRWETVLLTEKFSGKGMVAVFVPRKDSLKNLANEFVTYADSNQKFEKNILNDTLISEKEKISMLLQLNFGSDNVFVQAFKYGVFVHDRDIPLGIRNSIEYAARKKHIGLLLCTTTLSQGVNLPIKTMIVTSLGNGKLQLKSRDINNLIGRVGRSGIVNEGNTIFVENNSKTSNTKIKTAIITIMNNMKIENLGSSLLDLFVEKPVNEFDYNSHILTIDEWFNNDFLDDPNLWIRINIKESQRFLEKAYLEKAQTIEKIENFLMSFWEIIQLGDIADNVDDIAKNTYAYHIANEKKKELLIELFHRLYDKLVKYNVNSTSAKLFSRTLCGINDSIHMNKWVSENIDNILYSDDININLVTIWPYIILRDTILQDEDQQTVLELLKAWINGESYELLVTRWKGFGDVKIHNKRASIESVVSICEQDFQYNFSMYLSSLSEMIDDPVKKNRLIQLQESVSVGLAKKSEKIVFGLGINDRYLARKISEYIGNEDYETNEIINWIQDNKSILKQQLNGFLPAYFTNIIDGLKSIV; encoded by the coding sequence ATGAATGAAAATGAAAAAGTTTTAAAGAAAATGTGGTTAAATGAAAAATATGGTGATTTAAGCGAAAAGAGAAGCAATATTGATATTGGAACATGGAGTGAGCTCTTTTATTTTGTCATGGGTTCATTGACCAACTTTTTAATAGGGGATCCGATAGATTCAAATGACCTACAATTTTCTGCAAAATATTTAGATTTGTTAACTTCAGTAGAAGATACAAAGAATAAATTCTACATGGATTCCAAATTGTGTTTATATGGAGCTGTTCTGTATTATCTGGCAGGTTATCCGGGTGCTTCCAATGTATTACTTAAAAATGTAAATGATTCTAAGTTGTCATATTATGAATTGATATTACTTGAAGTGTTATCAAACGACTCAAAGCAAAAACATAAAGAAACTGAAATTGGGAATCAGACAATGAAATTTCTAAACGGGGAAATTGAGAAAAATGAATTATTTGACATAATTTCAGATGAAATGAATAAAGCATACCAAAATGGAACTGATGATGATGTCATTGCAATTGAATCAATCTTTGGTGTTATAAAAAAGGAGATTGAGTATGCGACGATCGAACTATTGCCACATTTTTCCAATTCGTCCAAGGATTTCTGGATTGATGAAGTTAGATCTAACAAGGTTGTTCCATTGTTATGGTCTTCTCAAAAGAAATTAGGAGAGGCAGGAGTTTTTGACAATAAATCCGCAGTCATTCAAATGCCAACAGGAACCGGCAAAACTGCATCCATTTCTTTGATTTTACGTTCTAAAATGGCACAAGGTAAGCTGAAAACAGCTATCGTGGTTGTTCCATTTAAATCAATACGGGACGAGATATTTAATAAATTAAAACATGATTTCAACGATGATAAAGTAAACATTAATAAGTTAAACGAAGAAATGAATGATGACTACTTTTCAAAAAATTCACGGAATGATTTGCCAAGCGTTTTAATTGTCACTCCAGAGAAATTAATGTTTTTGATTCATGTAGAAGAAAACATTCTCGATGATGTATCAACGATAATATTTGATGAGGCACATCAATTAGATGCTGGAGAGCGAGGTGTAACGTTTGAATTGCTACAGGCAACATTGGATAGACTTGTCGATCCCAAAATTCAGAGACTATTTATCTCAGCAGTAATTGGTAATCCACAAACAATATCAGAATGGTTTAACTCAGGTAAAAACATCGCAATCTCCAGTGTTAAAGCTAAAAGATATTCTAATACGTACGGATTTGCAAAATGGGATTCCAAAAATAATTTTGGAAATTTATTTTTGATTCGCCAGGAAGATGCATTTGATGATGGTTGGGTTAAAATAAAAAATATTATTCAACCAAAAAGAATAACAAAAAATAAAACTGAACCGAATTTTAAACGAGCTAATAAAAGTACTGCCCTAAGATGGGAAACAGTTCTTTTAACAGAAAAGTTTTCCGGCAAAGGGATGGTTGCAGTTTTTGTTCCAAGAAAAGATTCATTGAAAAATTTAGCCAATGAATTTGTCACTTATGCAGATTCTAATCAGAAATTTGAAAAAAACATTTTAAATGATACTTTGATATCTGAAAAAGAGAAAATATCGATGCTTCTTCAACTCAATTTTGGTAGTGATAATGTATTTGTTCAAGCGTTTAAATACGGGGTTTTTGTTCATGATCGAGACATCCCTTTGGGCATAAGAAATTCAATTGAATATGCTGCTCGAAAAAAACACATAGGACTATTACTATGTACAACAACCTTATCACAGGGGGTTAACTTACCCATAAAAACAATGATTGTCACTTCCTTGGGTAATGGAAAACTGCAACTAAAATCTAGAGATATCAATAATTTGATCGGTCGTGTTGGGAGATCAGGTATTGTTAACGAGGGAAATACAATTTTTGTTGAAAATAATAGTAAAACGTCAAATACAAAAATTAAAACTGCAATCATAACAATCATGAATAACATGAAGATAGAAAATTTAGGCAGCTCATTGCTAGATTTGTTTGTGGAAAAACCCGTAAATGAATTTGATTATAATTCTCACATATTGACAATTGATGAATGGTTTAACAATGATTTTTTAGATGATCCAAATCTATGGATACGTATTAATATTAAGGAAAGTCAAAGATTTTTAGAAAAGGCATATCTGGAAAAGGCTCAAACAATTGAAAAGATTGAAAACTTTTTAATGAGTTTTTGGGAAATAATTCAACTTGGTGATATTGCTGATAACGTAGATGACATTGCCAAAAACACGTATGCGTATCACATAGCAAATGAAAAGAAAAAAGAGTTACTAATTGAGTTATTTCACCGATTATATGACAAACTAGTAAAATATAACGTAAATTCAACCTCGGCTAAACTGTTCAGTAGGACATTGTGTGGAATAAATGATTCAATTCATATGAACAAATGGGTCAGCGAAAATATTGATAATATTTTGTACTCAGATGATATCAATATTAATCTTGTAACTATTTGGCCGTACATCATTCTAAGAGATACCATTTTACAAGATGAAGATCAACAAACAGTGTTAGAGTTACTAAAAGCTTGGATAAATGGTGAGTCATATGAACTGTTGGTAACCAGATGGAAAGGATTTGGCGATGTTAAGATACATAATAAAAGAGCTTCCATTGAAAGTGTGGTAAGTATATGTGAACAAGATTTTCAATATAACTTTTCTATGTATTTGTCATCATTATCTGAAATGATTGATGATCCTGTTAAGAAAAATAGATTAATACAACTACAGGAATCAGTTAGCGTGGGATTGGCCAAGAAAAGTGAAAAAATAGTATTCGGACTTGGAATAAACGATCGATATCTGGCAAGAAAAATATCAGAATATATTGGTAATGAAGATTATGAGACGAATGAAATCATAAATTGGATTCAGGACAATAAAAGTATTTTAAAACAGCAATTGAATGGATTTCTGCCAGCGTATTTTACTAATATTATCGATGGATTAAAATCAATAGTTTAA
- a CDS encoding TetR/AcrR family transcriptional regulator, which produces MRKDALENRQKILNISRKLFEKQDIDSIGMKEISDAAGIGIGTLYRNYENKSALSMALVYDDMETFIEKNSNALADKTLTGVDQFKTILMSYLNFREKNMQLLNSVENDSQQGTIFYQSDIYQELVNLFKGTIKKVSPDLTNQELTFKADMLIAMLKSDIYSFERTYRGLSQGELLDNIVKLFK; this is translated from the coding sequence ATGCGGAAAGATGCTTTAGAAAATCGGCAAAAGATTTTAAATATCTCCCGAAAATTATTTGAAAAACAAGATATCGATTCAATTGGTATGAAAGAAATTTCGGACGCTGCAGGAATCGGTATCGGCACGCTTTATCGCAATTATGAAAATAAAAGTGCCTTGTCAATGGCGCTTGTCTATGATGATATGGAAACTTTTATTGAAAAAAATTCTAATGCGCTTGCCGACAAAACCTTAACCGGCGTTGATCAATTCAAAACTATCCTAATGAGCTATTTAAACTTTCGTGAAAAGAACATGCAATTGCTCAACAGCGTAGAAAATGACTCTCAGCAAGGAACAATTTTTTACCAAAGCGACATTTACCAGGAACTAGTCAACCTATTTAAAGGCACAATTAAAAAAGTCAGCCCTGATTTAACTAATCAAGAACTGACTTTTAAAGCCGACATGTTAATCGCCATGTTGAAGAGCGATATTTATTCGTTTGAGAGAACTTACCGAGGACTATCGCAAGGTGAGTTGTTGGATAATATAGTTAAGTTATTTAAGTAG
- a CDS encoding sulfite exporter TauE/SafE family protein — protein sequence MLVVIYGFLIGAFVSLIGGGGASLYLGVLTSQLHIPAPIAAPTSLFIALPALFFGFLTQLKVKNVEFKIGNKMILSAIPGIVIGTVSAKYIPLNVYNWIVGLILMVMGIIVLIKFFRHTESDNNKKDSNWLAISLGLLSGLMVGIGGLSGGATTVGGLTIMGLGAVEAAGTTTYVLWVMSLIGFISHLFTSQFAWTAGLGLMVGAIVGSVITPLVLKKMNYVKINTFLTPLLGVIIFYFGIKMIL from the coding sequence ATGTTAGTTGTTATTTATGGATTTTTAATTGGAGCATTTGTTAGTTTGATCGGTGGCGGTGGTGCATCGCTATATTTAGGGGTTCTGACTAGTCAACTTCATATCCCAGCACCAATTGCCGCTCCAACGTCGCTCTTTATTGCTTTGCCAGCGTTGTTCTTCGGCTTTTTAACGCAACTGAAGGTAAAAAATGTCGAATTCAAAATTGGCAATAAAATGATCTTGTCGGCAATTCCTGGGATTGTTATTGGAACAGTATCGGCTAAGTACATACCTTTGAATGTGTACAACTGGATTGTTGGACTGATCTTAATGGTCATGGGGATTATTGTGCTGATCAAATTTTTCCGCCATACAGAAAGCGACAATAATAAAAAAGATAGCAATTGGTTAGCTATAAGTTTGGGATTATTAAGTGGCTTGATGGTAGGAATCGGTGGGCTTAGCGGTGGTGCAACAACTGTTGGAGGATTAACTATTATGGGACTTGGTGCAGTTGAGGCCGCAGGTACGACAACCTATGTGCTATGGGTAATGTCGTTGATCGGATTTATCTCCCATTTATTCACCAGTCAATTTGCTTGGACCGCGGGCTTAGGTTTGATGGTTGGTGCAATCGTTGGTTCAGTGATCACTCCACTTGTCCTGAAAAAAATGAATTATGTCAAAATAAATACTTTTTTAACGCCATTATTGGGAGTTATCATCTTTTACTTTGGAATTAAAATGATTTTGTAA